The segment GAATTCAGGAGCAGGGTGTTCCCCCTTTGGGTCTGGGGGAAATGACAAACTCCTGAGTGGCTGGGTTGCACAAGGGGTGcaccacagcacagggacaggcaggatCCTGGGGCCACTGCACTTTTGGGGACAGCCCCCTTTCCTCCAGGCTGTGACCTGTGTATCCTCTCCATGAGGTGAGTCCATGCCAAGTGGCCATTCTTCCCAGGAAATCAGTTTTCAGGCTCAGAGAGGCCATCACTCTCCTTGAGCAGAGCATCCGGCTCCTCCTGGAGCCCGTAGTAGAGATCATCCTCCTTCCCAGGGCCTTTCCAGGGGGATCGGGGCTGCTCTCCCCGCCCCGGGGAGCTGCTCGGGGGGCGGCCGGGGTgggtggagcagggcagggtgcGGCTCTGTGGCGTGGGGCTGCCCTCCAGCGATGGCGTGTCCATCTCCTCCAGCAGGGATGCCAGCGCAGCATCCCCCGGGGCTGgccgggcggggctgcggggacaGGGTGACACCAAACacggctgggcaggagctgcggACCCCCCAGAGCATCACCGGTCCCCTCGCTGGGTGACTGGAGGGACCTGGGAGGTCTGTCCCTACCCCAGCCCTTGGTGCCTGCTTTTTTGGGGATACCTGCCTGCCAGGTTCCTGCTGCCCATGGGGTGAAGTAGTGGCTGTCCTTGCATTTCCTGAATCTACAGCTGGGATGGGAAAGCATTGCACCAAGTCCTATGCCCTGAGCCTGGGCAGTGACCCCAATCACCTGCAGAGCCCTTTGGAACCTCCCAAATCAACGCTTGGGCATCATATGTGGCACTTGGTTTGAGGATGATGCACTGTGCATCTCATTTCTATCAAAGCCTGAGCAGGAACTTTGGTGTTATTCTTGTGAGGGACGTTGTTTGTGTTGataaagtgaaataaaagcaaaatgcaaaaatgcaaacatcAAAATGCAAATTACAACCAAAGGCCATCTTCATTTCCTCCTGGGAAATAATTTGGTTCAGAGGACCCTCGTGGGCTGAGACACCATCCCCACCATTCAGTGGGCCAAGGGTGTGGAGGCTCGGTGCTGCGAGAGCAGCAAAAACCCCTCTGCATCCTCTCCCTCCCCCAATGCTGGGGGTCTGATccccccattttcaccccaatCCCACAGACACCACATaccagctgcctgctgctgttcccaggcCAGGTGCCAGGTCCTGGGGGGGCTCTCcaggcacccccagctcccGGTGGATCTCTGCTTTGGCTTGCACGGCCGGCTGGGATCGGGGCTGTGCCGTGcctggggatggggctgtgctgcccaccTGCCTCTGAATCTGCTCGTAGGACGGCAGGCTCTTCTCGTAGGTGCTGCTGGCCTCTCGGTTGGGGCAGGGGGCAATCAAGCTGCAGGCAAAGGGAGAACAGGGTGCTGAGCAGACCTGGACCACACGGAGCTGGGAGATGCTCAAGCACATGCACACAGGGCTCCATCACCTGAGGGAGTGGCTTTAGAGGCCATCAAGGCCATGTCACTGCCcacaccagcagcagagccagggggTGCCTGCAGGAACACCGCTGGATGCTCTACATCActcaggcacagccctgggaggggCTCAGGCAGCCCTTGCCTCTCCCAGCCTGGTCCCTGCTTGGCATTTCGAGCTGCAGTGCCAGACCCTGCCCTCAGGGCACACACACCACCCTGCTGTGGGACCCACCCGGTGTCCTTCTGTGGCAGCACCGTGGGTTTGTGGTCCAGGAACCGCTCGGCCTCCAGGTCCGCAGGGATGAAGGTTAtctggggggaaaagagagcagagcccaggggctgtgctgggcatcATGGGGACCCTCGGGCCTCACAGTGGGAAAAGGGCCAGAGTGTCCCTTCAGCTGGGTTTAGGGTCTTTTCCCACCGTATTTGGATGTGTTCATTGGAAATGGCTTTTTTGAGGGAAATCAGAAAGGAATGAATGAATCCGGCAAAGCCCTGCTCTCAGTGCCCTTCCCCTGTGGAGTCACATGTGTCCCCAAGCTCAGAGGGAGTCCCGAGGCCCACACAGGAGGTCAGTGGTGTCCCATCCTTGAGCCTCCTGCATGGTGGCAAAGCCACATCTCCctcccagctggggctgagctcagcTTTGGGTGCTGCTGGTTTCTGCTCCACCCCAGTCCCAGAGAACACAGCAGCTTCCAGAGGTCCCAGCTGTCCTGGGTCCTGAGGTGGCTCCCCCACATTTTGGAGGGCAGCCAGGTTGTTGACGAGCCACCCAGCAATGCCCAGATCAGTCCTACAGATGCCCTCTCCTTGGAAAAAGCCCTTTTCTGCCAGCCCCGTTCCCAGGGCAGGGACGCGTGGCTGCGCTCCTGCCGGCGGTGCCCTCTGCCAAGGAGACTGCCAGAGGAGGGCTGGGCTCAGGGATCCAGGACCCTCCGACCTCCATGGCCACCACAGTCCCTTCCTGGGAGTCCTGGGAGCCTGCCAAGCCCCAGACCCCAAGGAAGGGGCTGCGTGGGAGAGATGAACACAAGTTTATTTCCTTGGGATTACTCCCTGCTGCCTGTTTGAAAGCAGAGCCCCAGGCTCGGGGGGTGAAGGAGACAGGGCACATCCTACAGGCATCAGCAGGGCACAAACCTCCCGAAACAATTCCCCTTCCAGATTGCTGCAGCTGGCTTCccctggggaaactgaggcacagcctgAGGCTGCACATCCACAGCTgccaaagccccccaaaacccggCTGAGCCCTCGAGCCCCACAGAGGGAAGGAAGCAGGAAGGatcagcagcaggaaggatCCTACCTTTGGGTAGCACTGGCACATGCTCCATGTGATGCCCACGGCTACGAGCAGCACACCCAGGACACAGAAGGTGATGTAGTACTGGGGCTTTTCCACGCTCATGATGAACATCCCCAGCATCACCAGGAAGAAGCCCAAGATGATGAACCCATAGCGGAAGGTCTTCTCCTCTGCCATGGGCTCTGGGtgggggaggcagcaggagagaCTTTGGGAAGCCGCTCACCTGGGCCGCTGCCTGCTGAGCACACCTGCGGCGTAAGGCGAGGAGTGGTTTCTCTTTCCAGAGGCTGCCAGGAGCTGAGGATCAGCTGCACGTTGAGCTGGtcctgcccagggctgagccAGCCAGTTTTTAATGGGTTTGTAATGAATGCAAACACTGCCCCGCCGTTCACACTCCAGTGGAGCCACCCGGCACGTGTCCGGGTAACCTTCCCTGCAGGCACGCTCAGCCGGACCCCACGCCTTGGGaagggacaggggggacagggagcacggctgcagggatggggacccacagcccagctgctgctgttgggattttcccagccctgggcactggAGCTGGACTTGGTCATAAatcagagctggcacagccccagcaagGGGGGATGGATGCCAGGGCCCAGCATGTTCTCAAGGactgtggggctgcagcaggaaaagaggGAGTGCTCCGGGCTCTTTTGGAGGCCAGGGGGCTTGGAACAGACCCTGCCTTGCTCTGGCTGAGTGCTAAGACTGGGCTGTGAAGGAGGAACTAAAGCCAGAAAAGGATGGAGTGAGGTTGGTCCACCCAGGGAGAGTAAAAACAAAGCGTCCCTGCACCCTGTGCACACTTAAGTTGGAGCTGGGGTGTTAAAAGGTGTCTCCTCCCCACCACACATCCGACAGCCAGACAGTATTGGTTTTATTCCCTTGATTTATTCCCTCATTTTATTCCCTTGATACACCTGGTTTGTGACAAATAATTGTATTATAAACAGCATGTCAGAGTGGCTGAGGAGCCactctgcagccctgcaggcccACAGGGGCCCAGGGCAGCGCTGAATTTCTGTGGGACGCAGGaactggcagcagcccctgccacaGCCGGCCTTTCCTCTGGGCAAGGTTGCACACCGGCCgtggagggcagggagggagggggctgtGCCACTCAGGATGGCTTTTCTAGGAGGCTGCCTGAAATGCTGAGTGCACTTGGATGCTCTGAGCACAGGCACGGCCCACCGAGCATCTCTGACACCCAACGAAGTGAGGTGTGGGGAGTCCGTGTTCAGGGAAGTGgccccacgttgggcgccaacTGTAGTTTTCCCACgcagccccccaaaaatccgactagctcagagataggggctgtgaggggaggaataccaggagagggaaaagtattcaaaagaggctcttaccccagggtgttggaacagctctcttcattctgtggtgtccatgggagagcggggcaaaaagagaaagagcaggaaatctcaggggtctatataggttttggacagggtgggctttcctggctctccaccaaccccgttggggcaggaaggaggatccaggggttatcctgatcagagtcacagagtcctgggggaaggggggcacagggtgcccatgagctcaccgtaacagGGAAGCAAggtggaagggatggaggcagggctggagggtgATTGCAAAGCCAGAGAAGTGAATGGTGCAGACAGAGCTGGGCTTTCTCTGCCCAAATTACTCGGTCCGTGCTGCAGATTTATTCTTGAgtgggcagctcccagcctgaCAGGAGCTCCCCAGCGTGAGCAGGGAATGCAAAACCTCTGAAACCAGCGgtggttttattaaaaatacgAAAGTTTTCAAACATGCCAGCTACCCCCGACACTCCGAACGCATCTCCCGCCGAGCCCGTGGTCCCGGACAGGGGAAAGCCGGGCTGACCCTTCCCGCTGCTCGCCCAGCCTGCTCCCACCCCAGCGGGGAGAGGCTCGGtttggagaggagcaggagccgCAGGGTCCCGGCCGGGGCTGGGCGGGCTCAGAGCCCCCCGTTGATGTTCCCGTTGATGTTCTCGTAGCTGGGCGGTGGTGTCGCCTGCGGCCAGGGCGGGCTGGGGCGGAACAAGGCGCTGTCGGAGGAGCTCCGCCGCCGGCCCTGTcggccttcctcctcctcctcctcctcctccaggtaGCGGTACAGGGCCGGCGTcagctcctccttcatccccGGCGGCTGCACATAGGCCGGGCCAGCGTGGGCAGGTCGGCAGGTCAGGGCTTCTTCGTAGGTGGGGATGGCGCTGGAGTCCCAGGTGCTGCCAGGGGAGAGGAAGGGACCCAGCAGTGCACACCATCAACATCCCGACACCCAACTGGAACATCCCAGCACCCTGAAACATCCCAGCACCCAGCTGGAGCATCCCAGCATCCAGCTGGAGCATCCCAGCACCCTGGAACATCCCAGCACCCAACTGGAACATCCCAGCACCCAACTGGAGCATCCCAGCACCCCTGGAACATCCCAGCACCCAGCTGGAACATCCCAGCacccctggagcatcccagcaCCCAACTGGAGCATCCCAGCACCCAACTGGATCATCCCAGCACCCTGAAACATCCCAGCACCCAACTGGAGCATCCCAGCgcccctggagcatcccagcaCCGCTGGAGCATCCCAGCAGCCTGAAACATCCCAGCACCCCTGGAACATCCCAGCACCCAACTGGAACATCCTAGCACCCAACTGGATCATCCCAGCATCTGGCTGGAACATTCCAGCACCCAACTGGAACATCCTAGCACCCAACTGGATCATCCCAGCATCTGGCTGGAACATCCCAGCACCCAACTGGAACATCCCAGCACCCCTGGAACATCCCAGCACCCAACTGGAACATCCCAGCACTCCTGGAACATCCCAGCACCCTGGAACATCCAGCACCCCTGGAACATTCCAGCACCCAACTGGAACATCCCAGCACCCCTGGAACATCCCAGCAACCAGCTGGAGCATCCCAGCACCCAACTGGAACATTCCAGCACCCCTGGAACATCCCAGCAACCAGCTGGAGCATCCCAGCACCCAACTGGAACATCCCAGCACCTAACTGGAACATCCCACCACCCTGAAACATCCCAGCATCCCAGGTCACCATGGTCACACCCCACTCCCATGCCAGCCAGAGCCCTCCCTGCACTGGCCAAGCCTGCTGCCACTTCCAGCAGAGTTTTCCTGAGCAAACACAGCTTGTGTACAGGGAAAACCTCTGACAACCTTTGCCCTCTGCACATGGCCCTGCTTGCACCCTACAGCATGGTGCAGCCCCAAAGCTGGGGGGCTGTGAAAGCAGCTCATCATTGCAGATGAAACCCAGCCCGGTGtgctggggaggcagcaggcATGGGAGGGCACAGCTGGCCCAAAGGAAAAGCCATGTGCTCCACAGAGATGCCTCCATCCTGACCCTGGCAGATCTCTGTCCCACACAGACTGCCCCGGGCTTCTCTGCCAGGGATTCTGCCAGCCTCAGCTTGCACAGGAATGCCACCTTGGAAATGTGGAGAGGGGGATTTATCCCAGCACAGGATGGtttgctggggctggaggagctgctgcagcaccagcaccgCCAGGGTGCTGCATCCCATCCAGcaggggagctgggagctcagggaaagggacattccccatggggGCACAGCAAAATCCCTCCCTGGGACAAGGAACCTCCCCCCCAGATACCCAGACCTGCTCACAAGCTCACAGATACCCAGAGATGGGCACTGAAACCCCTGGAGAGCCAGGAACGTGCCTCCCACTCCAACAGCGTTTTTATGGTTTAATGTTCTGAAGAGTTTCTCTTAGTGCTGCTTTTCCCCAGAGCCCGATTTATGCTGGAGCCAAGATCTTTGCTGTGACCCCATaaagcagcactgggaagggctGGCTGGCCCTGCTTCCACAGCagtctccaaaaaaaaaaaaaaaacccatctttttatcaaaaaacttttaaataaagatgTGGAAGCAAATCTCAGGCTCACACTGGAAGATTCAGGGAACCTCAAAAGCAGCAGTTGTGCTCAGGGCAGGGTAAGGAGTCTTTCTATTCCCTGAAATGGGCTTCATAAAGGACCTTCTGCCTATATTTCTATCTTGATGCCATCCTCAggattattttccttattttttccccGTTTTACTCCCTTGTAAGAAAGACTTTGCTTCCATTGAGGGTGTTATAAACACTCTCACCCTTACAGAGCATTGCAAACCTGGCAGACCAGGAGCTCTGAGTGACCCCCACCTCCCACCCCCA is part of the Taeniopygia guttata chromosome 8, bTaeGut7.mat, whole genome shotgun sequence genome and harbors:
- the BSND gene encoding barttin, with the translated sequence MAEEKTFRYGFIILGFFLVMLGMFIMSVEKPQYYITFCVLGVLLVAVGITWSMCQCYPKITFIPADLEAERFLDHKPTVLPQKDTGLIAPCPNREASSTYEKSLPSYEQIQRQVGSTAPSPGTAQPRSQPAVQAKAEIHRELGVPGEPPQDLAPGLGTAAGSCPARPAPGDAALASLLEEMDTPSLEGSPTPQSRTLPCSTHPGRPPSSSPGRGEQPRSPWKGPGKEDDLYYGLQEEPDALLKESDGLSEPEN